One genomic window of Polyangium aurulentum includes the following:
- a CDS encoding PD40 domain-containing protein, translating into MALAAGCGVKGNSGGGFGGEGGGTTSGNNSGGNGGTGGCFLNCGPGSGSGGQNQGLLAISPANPTLMVIDGNVPTQGFTVTMNGQDVTNNVTWVYERPDIGDMTGTTFQPTGKVGGVGTLTAKMQNADGTTTVTVNVKKTNNSAGFDPGTIGQFDNPVGADPGMNVVYPFHDTVFPLGVLSPEVQWNGVSAGDKYRLKITEKHMEYVTYFTANTPARHTISQADWVDIGASGTGAQSDPVTVQLQRISNGQAYQPVTQTWHIAQGRLKGSVYYWELPGVCGGFNSNGRILRIKPDAEAVDEFFNPGKCWGCHTVSRDGTTMMATYDGATPFPQITVDLTKNPAQPGTITPANGLGGTFSAFNDTGSRIILSNDAATNPSGSRLRIVDSANGTVLNDNAMGSGCGEPAWSPDGTKLAAICGLSGGGWVFDATGGHLAVADVGPDGTSVTNVQQIVAQAGSPGRPAYPSFAPGSEYIAFGRPTQGSRSTGNGDLWMVKKDGSELKKLAIASNDNRSFNPVFAPLRAGGYFWLVFISRRDYGNTLVSTNRQQLWVTAIDDPPTAGDPSHPPFYMRGQEGCGLSENAYYALDPCKKQGEGCTTGADCCGGQCVKDGAGVYTCGEPPPPGSCSESGNACTTKADCCDPVDECIDGFCQQKPPK; encoded by the coding sequence GTGGCCTTGGCCGCCGGCTGCGGGGTGAAGGGCAACTCGGGAGGTGGCTTCGGCGGTGAGGGTGGAGGAACCACCTCGGGCAACAACAGCGGAGGCAACGGCGGCACGGGAGGGTGTTTCCTCAACTGCGGTCCGGGCAGCGGCTCCGGCGGCCAGAATCAGGGCCTGCTCGCCATCTCGCCGGCCAATCCGACGCTGATGGTCATCGACGGCAATGTCCCCACGCAGGGCTTCACCGTCACGATGAATGGGCAGGACGTCACCAACAACGTCACCTGGGTCTACGAGCGCCCCGATATCGGCGACATGACCGGCACGACGTTCCAGCCCACGGGCAAGGTGGGCGGCGTCGGCACGCTGACCGCGAAGATGCAGAACGCGGACGGGACGACCACGGTCACCGTCAACGTCAAGAAGACGAACAACTCGGCCGGCTTCGATCCGGGCACGATCGGGCAATTCGACAACCCGGTCGGCGCCGACCCGGGCATGAACGTCGTCTATCCCTTCCACGACACCGTCTTCCCGCTCGGCGTGCTCTCGCCCGAGGTGCAGTGGAACGGCGTCTCCGCAGGCGACAAGTACCGCCTCAAGATCACCGAGAAGCACATGGAGTACGTCACGTACTTCACGGCGAACACGCCGGCGCGCCACACCATCTCGCAGGCGGACTGGGTGGACATCGGCGCCTCGGGCACGGGCGCGCAGAGCGACCCGGTCACCGTGCAGCTCCAGCGCATCTCGAACGGCCAGGCCTACCAGCCGGTCACGCAGACCTGGCACATCGCGCAGGGCAGGCTGAAGGGCTCGGTCTACTACTGGGAGCTGCCCGGCGTTTGCGGCGGCTTCAACTCGAACGGCCGCATCCTGCGCATCAAGCCCGACGCGGAGGCCGTCGACGAGTTCTTCAACCCCGGCAAGTGCTGGGGCTGCCACACGGTCAGCCGTGACGGCACGACGATGATGGCGACCTACGACGGGGCCACGCCGTTCCCGCAGATCACCGTCGACCTGACCAAGAACCCGGCCCAGCCCGGCACGATCACCCCGGCCAACGGGCTCGGCGGCACCTTCAGCGCGTTCAACGACACGGGCTCGCGCATCATCCTCAGCAACGACGCCGCCACGAACCCGTCCGGCTCGCGGCTGCGCATCGTCGACTCGGCGAACGGCACGGTGCTCAACGACAACGCCATGGGCTCTGGCTGCGGCGAGCCCGCGTGGTCGCCCGACGGCACCAAGCTCGCGGCCATCTGCGGCCTGTCCGGCGGCGGCTGGGTCTTCGACGCCACCGGCGGTCACCTCGCGGTCGCCGACGTCGGCCCCGACGGCACCAGCGTCACCAACGTGCAGCAGATCGTCGCCCAGGCCGGCTCGCCGGGCCGCCCGGCGTATCCGAGCTTCGCGCCGGGCTCGGAGTACATCGCGTTCGGCCGCCCGACCCAGGGCTCGCGCTCGACGGGCAACGGCGACCTGTGGATGGTCAAGAAGGACGGCTCCGAGCTGAAGAAGCTGGCCATTGCGAGCAACGACAACCGCAGCTTCAACCCGGTGTTCGCTCCGCTGCGCGCGGGCGGCTACTTCTGGCTCGTGTTCATCTCGCGCCGCGACTACGGCAACACGCTGGTCAGCACCAACCGCCAGCAGCTCTGGGTCACGGCCATCGACGATCCGCCCACGGCCGGCGATCCCTCGCACCCGCCGTTCTACATGCGCGGCCAGGAGGGCTGCGGCCTCAGCGAGAACGCCTATTACGCGCTCGATCCCTGCAAGAAGCAGG